The genome window AGAGTTAAAAGATAGTTCTTGCAAGATTCTTGTGCAATCCTCTAATTCATGATAATAATAGCCCCAATATGGTACTTTTTTTAATAACATTAATGCCGCTTTTCTACTGGGCAGTTCAGTACATTTTCGATAATAGTAATGTGCGTTTCCCCGATAGGGTTCTTCCTTTCTTCTATGGCTTTCTCGCTGCCATACCCATTGTGCTTTTGCAATGGGCTCTGGATGTGTATTTTCCACTTCAATGGAATCCTCTAGGCATATTCATGTACTGTTTTTTCAATAAAGAAGGTTTTATCATCTATCCTTTGCTTCTTTTACTGTTCTTTACATTTAAGAAAAAATCTTACAATGGAATTCCACTAAGGGAACTCACAGCATGGTTCTGTGGTTATTATTTCATGTTTTCCCTGAGTGAATCACTAATACTAGATGGAGCCATGACACCCTTTGGAGCGGTATTAAACCCCTTAATTAGACTCTTTACACTCATGATATTGTCAACTCTGCTTGTAAGAGCTTTGCATGAAGCGATATCAAAAAAGAAATATTTGTATACAAGTCTCTACTTTTTGGCTCCGGTGGTCCTCAACTTTCTACCCGTATTTCATTTGATCAATAATTCAATCCTTTTCTATTTAATGTTTTTTCTCATTGGGATTCTTTCAGTAGTCCTTTATCTGCTGGAATCACGGGGAAAAATTTCTTGAGCGTCTTTTGAGGGTGAACCGGGTCCGTTATTTACTAATTTTTCTGATCCTTGCTTCTACAATATCCTGTAAGCAGGAACGCATTCTTGTTTTATCAGATCCTGTTTTTGATCTGTTTGCCTCTGAGCAAATTTTTTTCTACCCTGTGAGGAAGTCAATATTTTTCCTCACTCAGGGATTTATACCAGAATTCCTTGAGTATTCATCCACTGAAGAATATAAGGACTCCGTACAGGTTAAATTAGATAGTGGTCAATACGGCGGAATTGTTACCACCTATTTTAATTATCATAGTTTTTCTTTACCAGAAAATATGAAAGCCGTACTCATCGGAGGTTCTAAGGACATCCGCTATCCTGGATTTTCCCAGATTGTCAGTACTGATTTGGAGGCCCTGAGGCATCTGAGTTCTTATCTGCACAGTAAATGGCAAGAAGAGGGCTTGATTCCACTTGTTGTCCTATGGGAAGAGCCCGGCCTGAATGAGTTGACCAAAGAGGCACTTCTTTATTCCTGGAAAGAAGAAGAACGACATATTATGACTGACAACTGGATTAGCTTTAGTGCTTCAGACGGGGATCGTCAAAACAGACTGGAGGCGTTCTTTCAGAAATATGATCTGGATTCTCAGGAATATATTGTCTTTGGAGGAGCACCTCTCCTCTTTTCTGAGTTTTTTGATGCTCTCCCCAGGGATGAGCATCTATCTCTAATATTGACGATTCCGGACAATCCTGTACTTCCTGAGGGAACTAAGGGTATAATAAGTCCTGATTACAAAAACCTCATAAAAGAGAGTGTTCGGGCCTTGAAAATGGATTTTCAGGATGATATTCGAGAAATTGAAAATATCTTCATAAAGAAGTAAATGCTTATTTTATGGAGAATAATTTTATTCAACAAGGGGAATAAAAACCAAAAAATGGTTTGACATGAAATCCCCTGAGAAATATAATTCATTTGAATAAGAATAAATTGTTTCTTTGATAATTAATAAGGAGTTTAGAATGAGACGTAGCTGCCTGTTGATTTCAGGCTTAATGGTGCTGTTGACTCTTAGTACAGGTTTCCTGTTCGCTGATGAGAAAACTCTCAAGCTGGAATCTATTGTTGTTGAAAGTTTTGATGGTCCAGGTGTTTCTACGTATGCCGATGGGTCTGCTGTTAATTGGCAGGTGAGGGGAAGTAAATTCTCAACAGAGGATTTTCCTAAAATGACCTATGTAGCAAACGAATGGCCTGATGACCTTTTCGGACCCAATCCTGAAAATGCCGATGAGCTTCAGGTAATTGGTGTAAATACCAGATTTGATAGAATGGGATATAATCAGGTTGAGATTATCCCCGGTGTTGGAGAAGGTGATAACTGGGTTGCAAAACCTTTGGACTTGCCCGGAAGAATTAAGACCGTGGATCTTTGGGTCTGGGGTTCAAATTTCAAGTACAGCATTGAAATGCATTTTATCGACTATGAAGGATTGGCCTACAGATTAGATCTGATTCAGTCTGATTACAAAAGAAATCCTGGAAGTCTAAACTTTACCGGTTGGAAGAATATGTACACTGATATACCCAATTATATCAGACAGTCTGTTGTTTATAAGCCTGAGCATAAGGGCTTGAGAATGACTAAGATTGTTATTTATACACACCCTTCTGAAAAAGTAGACAATTTCTATGTTTATCTTGATAATCTTAAAGTCCTGACTGACAGACATGAAAGCTTTTACGATGGTTTTGGTTTGACTGCACCCGATAGGATTGCCGAAATCTGGGGTGAAGAGAACGGTGGAGGAGAATAATCAATGAAGAAAATTATACTACTAACACTTGTATTGACTGTTGCCTTTTCAGGGATTATTTTTGCCCAGAATGCGGGTGAGCCTAATGCTGCGGAGATTGGGGTAAGTTC of Oceanispirochaeta crateris contains these proteins:
- a CDS encoding flagellar filament outer layer protein FlaA encodes the protein MRRSCLLISGLMVLLTLSTGFLFADEKTLKLESIVVESFDGPGVSTYADGSAVNWQVRGSKFSTEDFPKMTYVANEWPDDLFGPNPENADELQVIGVNTRFDRMGYNQVEIIPGVGEGDNWVAKPLDLPGRIKTVDLWVWGSNFKYSIEMHFIDYEGLAYRLDLIQSDYKRNPGSLNFTGWKNMYTDIPNYIRQSVVYKPEHKGLRMTKIVIYTHPSEKVDNFYVYLDNLKVLTDRHESFYDGFGLTAPDRIAEIWGEENGGGE